tttgttGATTTTGGTACAGCTTGTTGCTAAGATAAAATTTGATTGTGTAAATATTACTAAATTGTTAAGGCTTGCTTGATTTCCTAGAAAATTGAATTCACAATATGAACTTGATTATCAATGGCTAAGAAGAACCCCATGGCAAACAACAAGGCTAGAACCAAGACACGAGAAACACTAATCAGGATGTCAAGTTGATTATTGGTTTTTGTCCTAGTTTTCGATTTTACCAGTATCGAATAGTTTTCTATTCAATCAGTTCACCACTTTGTTTAAATCAATATACTAGTCGGTTCTCTGTCCAATCAATCTGACTAGCTAATCAAATCTTGCTCCAAGAGCATTGATCACATTATCAAGTCTTAATGGAATCcaaattcatggacaaaaataAATCTAGTTGCCAACTTCAAGTACCAAAGTGCACCAAAACAATTATAAGTATCAAAGAAGACCTAGTTGCAAAGTTCAAGggccaaaaattatattattccaATAAAAAATGAATTGTAGTAAGCGTCGATTCCATAGTTTTTGTAACTATATTGGTGATCGAATCGATTAGactttgaaatttgaaaagtaaatgcTACATGAAATGTAGATCTTAGTCAAGAACAAAGAGTGAGTGAACTGATAATGCTTTAACCTCGAATTTGATTCTTCTTTGTAACATCAACTTTAGTTTCGATTTTCAATTTGATACTTCTTGTTAAAGGTAACCACTTAAAAGAAATAAGATTTAAGTTTCAGCAACAAAATCATAAACTAATGAAATTGTTTTTATTGGATATGGAACGCTATTTTATTTTATAGAAGGATATATAACCAGTTTACCCTCAAATGGGTTGAGTAAAGATGGATTATTAATGGTGGGTTTGGTTAGGTGGAAAAGTAGAATGATAGAAAATGGAAAGATAATAAATTATTTCAAGTTCAAGCCATTTTGAGTTTAAGATTCAAGTTGGTCAATTCGagtttaaatttaacaaaattgaGTTGTTAACTTTTACTTTCAAATCAAAACAAGTTGGATTGAGTTTAAATTAAGACCAATAGAATGAATTTTCAAGTTTGAATCCAACAAATACAAACTATTAACTTTTTTATATTCAAAATATGGATCATATGGAAATCAAATTTCCAAGTTTTCATCCATAAGCTTTGTGAATCACCGTATAAAATGTTGAGGTTCAGCCTGGTATTTTGTTGTAGCAATAGCATTAGTCAACCATCATTCATGATGTTAAGACTTCATGTTCGATCCAACAaacctaacttaaattattttcttttgaaaatccaaataagagcaaaaaaaaaaaaaaaaaaaggattactTGCAAGGCAGGGAAACAAAGCAAAAGAGAAGTATGAAGGCATTGTATGAAGACAAATCAAGAACCTTTATAAGTATCAAAAACAAACCAAAAGTCTTCAACTTTGTAATTTTCTTATACTCGGTGAAAATGCATGCTAACTTTGTAACAAACACGTCCAGAATCCAAAAGATCATTCATGATTACCATGTTGGGCACAATGTATTAGTGgctaaccccccaaaaaaaaaacccagGCCATTAATAGAATCTTCTTCATCTATTGACAGCGTTTCGAGCTCATAGCAAAACTCGATCACTTTTTGACGGCACTATTAAGATAATTTCTAAACAAGAAATGTTGTCAAACACCATTTCTCCAGTAAGATTTTGGCTGATTGCCTGTTATAAAAAGAGCTTTTTACTTCCTCCCTTCTTCCATACCCCCCGTACAGGCAGTGCTCCAGTTGAGTTTTGGCTACCATCAAACTTGTTATCTAATGGTTCAGGTTCAGGGTCTGGCTCAGAATTTTTGAGATCCACTAGTGATGCCATTGAACCATCACCAAGCCGAACTCGGTGGAACTTTGAGGTTTTTTTTCGCTGCTTGCTACCACCACCCCCATCCCCTGATCCAGCTTTCACTGGTAAGGACTCATTTTGGCCCCCAATTCTTATTGATGGCTGATTGCTTGAATTGAGTTGCACCTGCTGCTCCTCCACCATCACCTTTGCTTTACCTTTGGAAGGACGGTAACCATCCTTTGATAGCACTTCCGTAATTTCTTCAGTAGGCTTATAACTTGACTGCAATTGGCGGACAGTGCTGAGAATACTATCGGCCAGAACATCCTTTGAATTACTGCCAGCAGTATCAACTGATTTCCCTTTTCCTTTCCCCTTCTTAGAGGCATCCTTCTCCTTCCACAACACACTGCCCTCGGCCCCACCACCATTCTCCTGCAGACCATTGCTTTGTAAACTAGCATGGTAGGTGTCAATTAGTTCTTTCTGCTTCTGAACATCAGGCAAGAGTCTAGCCAGCTCAAGAACTAGATGTGACAAGCCATGCTGATGTACATAATCCAAATATCTGTCTGTGCCTATTAAGCCCTGACGATACTGTCCAGATACTTCTTTAAAAGCAGTATATTTTTCTTCATCATAATCAAGAGCAGCTCGCATCTTTTCCACCAAAGATTTGTTGGCCATACGAACATCTTCCACATTTGTCAGCACCTGGCTGCTTGAGGATTGCTTGTGCCCTTGTGCAGCAGAAACAGGAGGAAAATCAGAAGCAGATGGTTCTGAGTATCCACCATCACTGAGATTTGGAGCTGATGAAGAATGGCTAATCCTACTTTTGCTGCCAGAGCTTGTTCGAGAACCAGATGACATCAATATATCTGCCGTTGTGGGTCGAGCCTGAGCCTGAGCCTGAGCTTGAGCTTGAGCTTGAGCCTGAGCTTGAGCCTGAGCCTGAGCATGAGCATGAGCCTGAGTCGAGCTTGCATAGCCCAACTGTGCAACCCTGTTACCATTACCACTACCATTACCAAGCGATATTACAGCTGAAACATTTGCTCCTGGTCTAACCTGACTTGAAATACTTGATGCTTGCCCAGTCCTACGACTTGTTGCTGGCCAAGCTTGAGCTGAACTCAAAGCATTTTTATTCCCATTCTTCTGTCTCCGTAGATGCGCTGCCATGTTGTTATTCGGTAAACCTGAGCTATGTTGGGACTTCTGTTGACTGGTGCTGGGAGCCACAGGGAGAGGAGGAAAAGAAGATTCTTGCAAAGGTCCACCCCTTGAACCTGTCCCCAAAGCTTGAAGATATCTTGAAGATGATTCAGCATCTGTTGTAGATAATGACTCAAAAGGCTGAACAAGCGGATCAATATCATTTGTGTCTCTATGATTAGAGACTGCCTGTGCTGTAGATGATGCTGGAGGATCACTGGCCATTCCCAAACTTGCCTCAATGGCCATTGAAAGTTGATAGTCATTATCAGAAGCCTCACGCCGAAATGTTCGTCCCCTTCCACGGCGATTTTCTTCATTACTTCGACGATACCGAAAGCTTGTTGGAATCTAGAAAAAGTACAGTTATATTAACAAAACAAGTAACCAACTTATCTACAAATGCGCACATATCAGAGTGAATTGGGGAAAACTGATGTGAATATTATTTAGACGGATGATACATACTTGTAAAGCAGCACTACGTTGTGCTCGAGACATGCGACCTCCATGTTCAATGGTATTATGTCTCTGAAAGGATAAAAATGAAAAACATGTCAGctttaattgagaaaaaatatTCTGAGCTACCCTAAGGACATACTCAAACAATAGGAAAAAATAACAAATTTTACATGCCCAAGATAGCACCTTTAGTTCAGCTTCAGACTGGAAGACGATGAACTTTTTGGCAAGGCAAGCCTCATCCTCACATAGGTAATGATCTCGGCGAAAATGAATCTGCAGCACACAATTTTAAATTCCATTTAGCTTTACAaggagaaaaaggaaaaagaaaagaaaaagaaatttataAGTCATCTTGCCTCAAGGTCATCATAATTCTTGTAATATTCATATTGTCCTGGATGCTGCCTGCATTGCACATTAACAATTAACATGCAAACAAATAAGTTCTAAAATCAATGCCAGAAATAGCATCAGTACCTTTGgcatatatgacatgtatagtgcTCTGTGGACATGTGTGAATATAATTCATTATCCCCATAAAACGGGGTCTTGCAGAATTCACACATTGGATGCCCCATGAAGCCACCTCTCTCACTCTCAGTTCCGTCCACCTCAGAGTCACCTGTGTTTATATGTTGATGTAACTGTGCTCTAGTATATAGCTTTTGTTCACAAATAAACACCTACATCGCCCAAAGGAAACCAACCAACAaagataatcaacacataaagcTTTTCACAGCGTTCTCTAATGGACAAACAATCGAATCATTAAAAGGGAACAATGCTAGACCATAgtcatattttcattagaaatatgACAGATTAACCTTACCTTTCGACCCTCCAAACACAGGCTGCACATAACCAATCTATGTTTATGAAACAAATGACCTTTCAGCTGTTCAATGTTCCTAAACTTCCCTCGCCGCTTCACCCCATCATTGGACTGCTCATCCATCTTGTCACATATACTGCACGAAAGCCTGCACATTGCCTTGATCATCCTGTAGTGATCAACATCATCGAAAAAGGCCTGTGTATCCTCATGGTACCAATAAGAACCCACCCGTCCTTCTCTTACATCAGATGGCAATACAGAGAAGTCATTTATCATCCTCGTATAATCCCCTAAAGCCTGAAACAAACCAGAACCAAAAAGACTCGTTACAAAGACTCGAACTTGGCTTACTAATTATCATCCGCTAGTAAAGATTCGAAGGAATTACCTAATtactaaatcattaaaaatccgaatgctaattcaaaattaaaattggCGACCAAAACAAGAGCGAAGCTCTAACCTTAGTGACGAAGATGACGTTGGATTCAGTTTTACAGATGCAGCAGCGGCGATCGTTGCAGATGAATCGGAGACGAGAGACGCACGTGGAGCAGACGTCCCGATGACCACAGGCGCCATAGGCAACCCATTCCAAATTGTCAGCACAAACCGCACAGCTGTCGTCCATTCCCGTTTCTTGGAAACCCTAATTGCTCTACCGGTCGATCGAAAATTGATGCTGctgaaaaaaaaccaaaaaaggaAGAAGATCTAGGGTTTACTTCCGCAGATAAAGAATTAATTCAGAATTATAGCCAATAATAATGTTATTATCAGATCAAATTTAATAGGTTCCTTGAGGGAATTTGTTTATTACATAAGATTTGGATGGCAGCCGGCGGCGGCGCAAGGATTTGGGGAAGTTTACCCACCGAAGGTGAGCAATAAATGGCGATAATCAAATTCTTTGGGAATTGGGGGAGAAATATTGATCGatgaattttcttttcttttttattaaaatttttattcttcTTAGGGCTTTAGACCAACACAAATTTTTATTATCTTTGTTCCGGAAACGAGGAGCGCTATATtttatacataaatatttatatatttttatgtttaaaaaatttagggtgagtaaaatttaatttgatttgaaaaatttaataaaaattataattttgaattaaaaatttGAGTTGTTTGAGTTAATTGAGTGAATcaacttgaataaaaaattaagtttttcgatTTAACTCGAATataattacacaattcgagttatctaAAAATCTGAATAAAAAAATGTAAAACTactttattttgataaatgtttaccttttctaaagttaaaagtcaaaaccattaagttaaaatGTAAAGCTAcgttattttgataaatgtttacttattaagttaaaaggcaaaaccattatgttgtttatgtagttaaataattttgTACTTCGTCttctagttaaataatcggtatAATTTTGTACTTCGTCttctagttaaataatcggtatAATTTTGTACTTCGTCttctagttaaataatcggtgcatgtaaacgcaacattgagtataaataatagaaTTTGTTAACTCGACTCAAttcgatcgaatactcacccgTAAATGAATCTATTTAATTGTGTTAAAGCTATTTTCTTTTAGGGTAAACTTCTCCCAATATCactaaactattaataagtttatgttttggtcgCTCAactttaaaagttacaaaatggtcaatgaactattcaaaagttttaatttaatttactgGGCTgttaaaattgttgttgtatggcCTTCTTCATTCTCACCGCTTGCACCAATAAAAGCTCTTCTTCTCATtttattctacaattcaattttcattttataaTCGTTAGATCAGCTTGGATCTAAAGTACGTTCTCCTACTTGTTGATGGGTACTAATGTACCATATCGATCTCGAATTGTCACTTGGAGCTCATTAGCTAGACTTTTAAAGAATAAAACTTCATAGccaaatgacttaaataaaaactttcaaatggtGCAGTAACTAAATGAAaagtttcaaataatttaatgatcattttataactttttgaagttgagcaataaaatgtaaacttactaacAGTTTAGTGACATTGGGTgtaatttctcctttcttttaatattaaaaaatattttcaatcAGATTTTGTTTGTAacaaaaataaaagtttaaaatatcctTGAAGTCCTTATACTCTTTGCGTATTTAGTCAaattacttttcaaatttcaacatgCAAGTGTTATTATGAATGTATTTAAAATTCTTTTGTTAGATTCAAGTCCACAataatgttgttttttttttgttacataGCTATCAAGTGAGTATTCTTTTTATTTCAAAACATTGCAtcgataattttaataaattgaacCAGATTTTTGAAATGTGAAAAGTAAGGAGACTAAATTCCAAATGTATAAAGAGTACaatgaatcaaaatatattttaaccaaaataaaattatactatTACTGatgcataaattttgatttagtgtAATTATGTCCATAAAACTTTGATTATGGTTCAAATATTTATATATGAAACATTCATTTTATTcaagtttatatattttaaaaataaatacatcaaattatttttatattagttagatataattatttgtgtatgtaaTATGATACTATattaataattgtgttaataatttataagaatttgatcaaattaaattttatgtata
This window of the Gossypium arboreum isolate Shixiya-1 chromosome 12, ASM2569848v2, whole genome shotgun sequence genome carries:
- the LOC108479588 gene encoding uncharacterized protein LOC108479588, which gives rise to MDDSCAVCADNLEWVAYGACGHRDVCSTCVSRLRFICNDRRCCICKTESNVIFVTKALGDYTRMINDFSVLPSDVREGRVGSYWYHEDTQAFFDDVDHYRMIKAMCRLSCSICDKMDEQSNDGVKRRGKFRNIEQLKGHLFHKHRLVMCSLCLEGRKVFICEQKLYTRAQLHQHINTGDSEVDGTESERGGFMGHPMCEFCKTPFYGDNELYSHMSTEHYTCHICQRQHPGQYEYYKNYDDLEIHFRRDHYLCEDEACLAKKFIVFQSEAELKRHNTIEHGGRMSRAQRSAALQIPTSFRYRRSNEENRRGRGRTFRREASDNDYQLSMAIEASLGMASDPPASSTAQAVSNHRDTNDIDPLVQPFESLSTTDAESSSRYLQALGTGSRGGPLQESSFPPLPVAPSTSQQKSQHSSGLPNNNMAAHLRRQKNGNKNALSSAQAWPATSRRTGQASSISSQVRPGANVSAVISLGNGSGNGNRVAQLGYASSTQAHAHAQAQAQAQAQAQAQAQAQAQARPTTADILMSSGSRTSSGSKSRISHSSSAPNLSDGGYSEPSASDFPPVSAAQGHKQSSSSQVLTNVEDVRMANKSLVEKMRAALDYDEEKYTAFKEVSGQYRQGLIGTDRYLDYVHQHGLSHLVLELARLLPDVQKQKELIDTYHASLQSNGLQENGGGAEGSVLWKEKDASKKGKGKGKSVDTAGSNSKDVLADSILSTVRQLQSSYKPTEEITEVLSKDGYRPSKGKAKVMVEEQQVQLNSSNQPSIRIGGQNESLPVKAGSGDGGGGSKQRKKTSKFHRVRLGDGSMASLVDLKNSEPDPEPEPLDNKFDGSQNSTGALPVRGVWKKGGSKKLFL